One window from the genome of Mucilaginibacter ginsenosidivorans encodes:
- a CDS encoding TolC family protein — protein sequence MKWISGVIIGLFACSVSLAQTRTLDHYIDMAKSNSPLLKDLRNQVASNQLDSLRLKAGYKPQVNATTGGLYAPTINGFGYSSAITNEHTLNGLVAVNQQIIGKNNLAAQLAGITLQSSSTLNTLKISEQDLKKAVTAQYITTYGDQQQLNFNKEIVDLLRTEEELFKKLTQNNVYHQSDYLTFLVTLKQQELQLSQARLQYKNDYATLNYLSGVADTTTADSLVYPGLQRMIALPDNRSSIYFAQYKLDSLRIVNSHQQLDYSYKPKTNIFADGGYNSDFMGQAWKNFGVSAGFSLTIPLYDGGQRKMQHKKLSLEEETRENYKAFFDIQYRQQIAQLNQQISENEKLLPQINDQIKFSKALIKVDTKLLETGDVKIADLILAINNYLAVRNLKMQTEISKLQLINQLNYWNK from the coding sequence ATGAAGTGGATCTCCGGCGTGATCATTGGCCTATTTGCCTGCTCAGTTTCACTTGCACAAACCCGTACGCTGGACCATTATATCGACATGGCCAAAAGCAACAGCCCGTTGCTAAAGGACCTGCGCAACCAGGTAGCTTCAAATCAATTGGATAGTTTACGGCTAAAAGCAGGGTACAAGCCGCAGGTTAATGCAACAACCGGCGGACTCTACGCTCCTACCATTAATGGATTCGGCTATTCATCCGCCATCACCAATGAGCATACCCTGAATGGTTTGGTAGCCGTAAATCAGCAGATCATTGGCAAAAACAACCTTGCGGCACAGTTGGCGGGCATTACGTTGCAATCGTCGTCTACCCTCAACACGCTTAAAATATCAGAACAAGACCTTAAGAAAGCAGTTACAGCGCAATATATAACCACGTACGGCGACCAGCAGCAGCTAAATTTCAACAAAGAGATCGTCGACCTGCTACGTACAGAGGAAGAGTTATTCAAAAAGCTGACCCAAAACAACGTATATCACCAAAGCGATTACCTTACCTTCCTGGTGACGCTGAAACAGCAGGAATTACAGCTATCGCAAGCACGGTTACAATATAAAAATGACTATGCAACGCTCAACTACCTGTCGGGCGTGGCCGATACAACTACTGCTGACAGCCTGGTTTATCCCGGTTTACAGCGGATGATCGCACTACCCGATAACCGGAGCAGCATTTACTTTGCCCAATACAAACTGGACAGCCTGAGGATAGTTAACAGCCACCAGCAGCTGGATTATTCCTATAAACCCAAGACCAACATTTTTGCTGATGGTGGTTACAACAGCGACTTTATGGGGCAGGCCTGGAAAAACTTTGGGGTGAGCGCCGGGTTTAGCTTAACCATCCCTTTATATGATGGCGGACAGCGGAAAATGCAGCACAAAAAACTTTCGCTGGAGGAAGAGACCCGCGAGAATTACAAAGCATTTTTTGATATACAATACCGGCAGCAGATAGCGCAGTTGAACCAGCAGATAAGCGAAAATGAAAAGCTGCTGCCACAGATAAACGACCAGATAAAATTTTCGAAAGCTTTAATAAAAGTAGACACAAAACTGCTGGAAACAGGGGACGTGAAAATTGCCGACCTGATACTGGCCATTAACAACTACCTGGCGGTGCGGAACCTGAAAATGCAAACCGAGATAAGCAAATTACAGCTTATTAACCAGCTAAATTACTGGAACAAGTAA
- a CDS encoding efflux RND transporter periplasmic adaptor subunit yields MKETTTKYPLLVFALVLGLTLFLGSCTGNKKDDDEDTSKVAAQTPVTVTTIDQDAMADYIEVNATSVFLQKNYVKSNANGYVEKVNAQQGQPVHEGEVLFTVKTKEAQSIGNSITVLDTTFKFSGVNKIKASRHGYISQVNHQAGDYVQDGEALATISDQSSFVFLMQLPYELRQYVNINDNIQLTLPGGQKLDSRVASFMPTVDTVSQTQAVVLKVNSNQPIPENLVAKARIVKSQKNKTESLPKEALLTNETQTEFWVMRLIDDTTAVKVPVKKGIENGDRIEIISPKFLPQDKIIVTGNYGLPDTAKVKIVQP; encoded by the coding sequence ATGAAAGAAACGACAACCAAATACCCGTTACTGGTGTTTGCCCTTGTGTTGGGGCTCACATTGTTCCTGGGTTCGTGCACGGGCAATAAAAAGGATGACGATGAGGACACGTCGAAAGTTGCTGCGCAAACTCCTGTAACAGTGACTACTATTGACCAGGACGCTATGGCCGATTATATAGAGGTAAACGCCACGTCGGTATTTTTGCAGAAGAATTATGTAAAATCGAACGCTAACGGTTATGTGGAAAAGGTGAATGCCCAGCAGGGGCAGCCGGTACACGAGGGAGAAGTGCTTTTCACCGTTAAAACCAAGGAGGCGCAAAGTATTGGTAATAGCATCACCGTTTTAGATACCACGTTTAAATTCTCGGGGGTAAACAAGATCAAAGCCTCAAGGCATGGTTATATCTCGCAGGTAAACCACCAGGCCGGCGATTACGTGCAGGATGGCGAGGCGCTGGCAACGATCAGCGATCAGTCGAGCTTTGTATTCCTGATGCAGCTGCCGTACGAGCTGAGACAATACGTCAACATAAATGATAATATACAGCTTACGCTGCCGGGCGGGCAAAAACTGGATAGCCGCGTGGCATCGTTCATGCCTACCGTCGATACCGTGTCGCAAACGCAGGCCGTAGTGCTGAAAGTGAACAGTAACCAGCCGATACCCGAAAACCTGGTGGCGAAAGCTCGGATCGTTAAATCGCAAAAAAATAAAACCGAATCGCTGCCAAAAGAAGCATTGCTGACCAATGAAACGCAAACCGAATTTTGGGTAATGCGACTCATTGACGACACAACAGCAGTGAAAGTTCCGGTTAAAAAAGGCATTGAAAACGGCGATCGTATTGAAATAATCTCACCTAAATTTTTGCCGCAGGATAAGATCATTGTCACCGGCAATTACGGATTGCCCGATACCGCGAAAGTTAAAATTGTGCAACCATGA
- a CDS encoding efflux RND transporter permease subunit: MTGIQNAFVSHRKPLSLVLALIVIGGLFAYSKMQTSLFPEITFPKIKIIADEGLQPVNKMMVTVTKPLENAIKQVPDLQTVRSTTGRGSCEISAFMNWDADIDLAQQRIQASIDQVKNDLPADVNITVAKMNPSILPVSGYTLESHTRSPIELRQLATYTIKPFLSQVDGVSEIRIIGGKVKEYWLTLNKQKMSSLGLTPDIINTALNNTNFVKSEGYLSDYKRFYLTVTDATINAKDQLENLVINNNRKRVIRLKDFADVAVREGIAYTKINANGHDGVLIAVIKQPNANLVSLSADMQAKVAALRKLLPKDVTVKPYYVQADFVNDSIKSVTDSLWVGLLLAIVVAIIFLRSLKASATILFTIPVTLCLTLIVLYALGYTFNIMTLGAIAAAIGLIIDDAIVVMEQIHRTHEEQPEEPTKKLLQSAIDYLFPAMVGSSISTIVIFIPFFLMTGVAGAYFKVLTNTMIITLVCSFFVTWIGLPVIYLLLTKPKHRNVLAEKKEESHQVHKQRWVKWFILRPYVSLLIVGSLVAAIVIIPKLLETGFLPEMDEGSIVLDYNSPPGTSLEETDRMLRQVEKIIGKQPEVEAYSRRTGTQMGFFITEPNRGDYLIQLKKKRDKTTEEVISELRQKIAADQPVLAEKIEFGQVITDMLGDLTTSVEPIQIKVYGDNPQKLRELSAKIADAVSPVKGTADVFDGVVIAGPSVSIDPNYSKLAQYGITPASLQFQLQTSLEGNIIGSMLEREQLSPIRMVYPGNLNLKVEDIKNQNIFTPSAKLIPISELASVTVKAGDAEIERENLQSIGIITARLDKGDIGSVMPAIKKSIEQKVSLPEGYHVEYGGDYAQQQQSFKELMMILVAACALVFGVILFLFKQFRIALLILIIAALGTAGSLLALYVTQTPLNVGSYTGLIMIVGIIGENAIFTFLQFKQRAMENMDKDPENIKEDINEAIIYSISTRLRPKLMTAIGAIIALMPLALGIGAGAQLHQPLAIAVIGGFIAALPLLLIVLPSMLRILYRSGEFHRPYHNYL, translated from the coding sequence ATGACGGGTATCCAAAACGCATTTGTATCGCACAGGAAACCGCTTAGCCTGGTACTGGCGCTAATCGTGATCGGGGGCCTGTTCGCTTACTCGAAAATGCAGACCTCGCTGTTTCCCGAGATAACCTTCCCCAAGATCAAGATCATTGCCGACGAAGGGCTGCAGCCTGTAAATAAAATGATGGTGACTGTTACCAAACCGCTGGAAAACGCCATAAAACAAGTGCCCGATCTGCAAACCGTGCGCAGTACAACTGGTCGCGGCAGTTGCGAGATATCAGCCTTTATGAACTGGGATGCGGATATCGACCTGGCACAGCAGAGGATACAAGCCAGCATAGACCAGGTAAAAAACGACCTGCCCGCCGATGTGAATATCACCGTTGCTAAAATGAACCCGTCTATTTTACCGGTAAGCGGGTACACGCTTGAAAGCCATACCCGCTCGCCCATTGAACTGCGGCAACTGGCAACCTATACTATAAAGCCTTTCCTGTCGCAGGTGGACGGTGTTTCGGAGATCAGGATCATTGGCGGGAAAGTAAAAGAATACTGGCTCACGCTGAACAAGCAAAAAATGAGCTCGCTCGGGTTAACGCCCGACATCATCAATACGGCACTAAACAATACCAATTTTGTAAAATCGGAAGGCTATTTGTCCGATTACAAACGGTTTTACCTGACAGTTACTGATGCTACCATCAACGCAAAGGATCAACTCGAAAACCTGGTGATCAATAATAACCGAAAAAGGGTAATACGCCTCAAGGATTTTGCTGATGTTGCAGTGCGGGAAGGAATAGCATACACGAAAATAAATGCAAACGGTCACGACGGGGTACTGATAGCCGTAATCAAACAGCCGAATGCAAACCTGGTGTCGCTGTCAGCCGATATGCAGGCAAAGGTAGCGGCATTACGAAAACTGCTGCCCAAAGATGTAACTGTTAAGCCTTATTATGTGCAGGCCGATTTTGTGAACGATTCGATAAAAAGCGTAACCGATAGCCTTTGGGTAGGATTACTGCTGGCAATAGTTGTCGCCATAATCTTTTTACGATCGCTGAAGGCAAGTGCCACTATCCTGTTTACCATACCGGTTACCCTTTGCCTTACACTTATTGTGCTATACGCTTTAGGTTATACCTTTAATATCATGACGCTGGGGGCGATAGCCGCAGCGATAGGGTTGATTATTGACGACGCAATAGTCGTAATGGAACAGATACACCGCACGCACGAAGAGCAACCCGAAGAACCTACAAAAAAACTATTGCAAAGCGCTATCGACTACCTGTTCCCTGCAATGGTTGGATCATCAATAAGTACCATAGTGATATTTATACCTTTCTTTTTGATGACGGGTGTAGCGGGGGCTTATTTCAAGGTGCTGACCAACACCATGATCATTACGCTGGTATGCTCCTTCTTTGTTACCTGGATAGGCTTGCCGGTTATATACCTGCTGTTAACCAAACCCAAACACAGGAACGTGCTGGCAGAAAAGAAAGAAGAAAGCCACCAGGTGCACAAGCAGCGCTGGGTAAAGTGGTTTATTTTAAGGCCCTATGTGAGCCTGCTGATCGTTGGTTCGCTGGTGGCAGCCATTGTTATCATTCCCAAATTGCTGGAGACGGGTTTCCTGCCCGAAATGGATGAAGGCAGTATTGTGCTCGACTACAATTCGCCACCGGGCACATCGCTCGAGGAAACCGACCGGATGCTGAGACAGGTTGAAAAAATAATAGGTAAACAGCCCGAGGTAGAGGCCTATTCGCGGCGTACAGGCACGCAGATGGGCTTTTTTATAACCGAACCGAACCGTGGCGATTACCTGATACAGCTGAAGAAAAAACGCGACAAGACTACCGAAGAGGTGATAAGCGAACTCAGGCAAAAAATTGCGGCGGACCAGCCGGTATTGGCCGAGAAGATCGAATTCGGCCAGGTTATCACCGACATGCTTGGCGACCTGACAACATCTGTGGAACCGATACAGATAAAAGTTTATGGCGATAATCCGCAAAAATTGCGTGAACTATCTGCAAAAATAGCCGATGCTGTAAGTCCGGTAAAGGGCACTGCCGATGTTTTCGATGGGGTTGTAATAGCCGGGCCGTCGGTAAGCATCGACCCCAATTACAGCAAACTTGCGCAATATGGCATTACCCCGGCCAGCCTGCAGTTCCAGCTTCAAACATCACTGGAAGGCAATATTATCGGCAGCATGCTCGAACGTGAGCAGTTATCACCCATCCGGATGGTATACCCCGGAAATTTGAACCTGAAGGTTGAGGACATTAAAAACCAGAACATATTTACACCTTCGGCTAAATTGATCCCAATAAGCGAACTGGCATCTGTAACCGTTAAAGCCGGCGATGCCGAAATAGAGCGCGAGAACCTGCAATCGATTGGTATTATAACCGCAAGGCTGGATAAAGGCGATATAGGAAGCGTGATGCCCGCCATTAAAAAGAGTATAGAACAAAAGGTAAGCCTACCCGAAGGTTATCATGTTGAATACGGCGGCGATTACGCCCAGCAGCAACAGTCATTCAAAGAGCTGATGATGATACTGGTGGCGGCTTGCGCATTGGTATTTGGGGTGATACTGTTTTTGTTCAAACAGTTCCGTATTGCATTGCTGATACTCATTATTGCCGCGCTGGGAACCGCGGGCAGCCTGCTGGCGCTATACGTTACCCAAACTCCGCTAAATGTGGGCAGCTATACGGGCCTCATCATGATCGTAGGTATCATAGGCGAGAATGCGATCTTCACTTTTCTCCAGTTCAAACAGCGGGCCATGGAAAACATGGACAAGGACCCGGAAAACATCAAAGAGGACATCAATGAAGCTATCATCTATTCCATATCCACCCGTTTACGGCCAAAACTGATGACGGCCATAGGCGCCATTATTGCGTTGATGCCGCTGGCGCTCGGTATCGGGGCGGGGGCACAACTCCATCAGCCACTGGCTATTGCGGTTATTGGCGGCTTTATCGCGGCCTTACCCCTGTTGCTTATCGTACTCCCAAGTATGCTGCGTATTCTCTACCGTTCGGGCGAATTTCATCGCCCTTATCACAACTATTTGTAA